A genomic stretch from Lathyrus oleraceus cultivar Zhongwan6 chromosome 2, CAAS_Psat_ZW6_1.0, whole genome shotgun sequence includes:
- the LOC127121693 gene encoding jasmonoyl--L-amino acid synthetase JAR6-like: MTGAMEPYLNKLRHYAGEVPLVTSEYGSSEGWISSNVNPKVAPEFATYAVLPQIAYFEFIPITQLDGTQVKLEAVGLTDVKIGEEYEIVLTNPAGLYRYRLGDIVKVMGFHNSTPEIKYMRGSGLLLTITTDKHSENDLQLSVENASKFSNSIS, from the coding sequence ATGACAGGTGCAATGGAGCCTTATTTGAACAAATTGAGACACTATGCTGGAGAAGTTCCTTTGGTGACTTCCGAGTACGGTTCTTCGGAAGGCTGGATTTCTTCCAACGTGAATCCTAAAGTAGCTCCTGAATTTGCTACTTATGCAGTTCTTCCTCAAATTGCATACTTTGAATTCATTCCAATCACACAACTTGATGGAACTCAAGTAAAGCTCGAAGCAGTTGGTTTAACTGATGTCAAGATCGGCGAGGAGTATGAGATTGTTTTAACCAATCCCGCAGGTTTATACAGGTATAGGCTAGGAGATATAGTTAAGGTTATGGGATTCCATAATTCGACTCCGGAAATCAAGTACATGCGCGGGAGTGGTCTTTTGCTTACGATAACCACTGACAAGCATAGCGAGAATGATTTACAATTATCAGTAGAAAATGCATCCAAgttttcaaactccatttcataa